The following proteins are encoded in a genomic region of Pseudomonas saponiphila:
- a CDS encoding DUF748 domain-containing protein: MTKGLIRALCALLTALALYSLLGFLILPGIALRVANQQLANYATTPAHIQRIELNPFSLELTVWGLNIGEPGKEQVAFERLYANLQLDSLWTRALHLADVELDQPKTEILFDKDGKLNLLALFKLPASEPTPSDPNAKPFPVRIERIKLAGGYLHFQDLRPSEPIEFIYNKLDFELKNLSTLPDDSADMTLVATGPEGGQIDWSGNFSVIPLTSEGTLKVSDGKMKAWWPYVRDAVPLVLEDGVVNLSTHYKFSLAKETELLLDNTSISVAPFAIKAPDGRPLARLERLEVSETSVDLAKQQVIVGKIRSQKLETWAALEADGQLDWQKLFASQPAKPAPKPQPAAADSPKVPATPSKPWQVLLKDVELRNYQVHLADRKAKPAVALDVGPLNLDLKNFDSLNQSPFTLKLDTGLGKQGKVTASGEVNLNPITAKLKVQTKDIDLRIAQSYISPFIRLELRSGMLGSDLAVDLKKVEPLTFSITGRAEVDQLHTLDTLKTRDFVKWKQVVVEGLNYQHGDSLSISRINLMQPYARFIINDDRTTNIDDLLIPQPAGAGGKPSGKSAPGSSKPLGIHIGEIAINDGSANFADLSLTPNFATAIQQLNGHVGTIDSRQAKPADVDVKGKVDRYAPVTIKGSVNPFDPMAALDIATSFKRVELTTLTPYSGKFAGFRIRKGRLNLDLHYMITKGQLKAENKLVVEQLQLGEKVDSPDAVDLPIRLAVALLKDTDGKISIELPISGDLNNPQFSVMPIVWQTLRNLVLRAAEAPFKFIGGLISGGGSEDLSNVSFAPGSSELSKESESTLTTLAKALKERPTLRLEIEGTSAQSSDGPLIAEQRLEREYQYNYYKILQRRGDKVPAQASLLQVPEGEKTPLLEGIYRTRLKQQPPAEWEQLSRDERSAKLREGLIKFWSGSEVLLRQLGQERASSIKDFLVDKGQLADDRVYFIDANLGQAESDGKVVTPLHLDSE, from the coding sequence ATGACCAAAGGATTGATTCGCGCTCTGTGCGCCTTGTTGACCGCTCTCGCCCTTTACAGTCTGCTGGGCTTTCTGATTCTGCCGGGCATTGCCTTGCGGGTGGCCAATCAGCAACTGGCCAATTACGCCACGACCCCAGCCCATATCCAACGCATCGAACTCAACCCCTTCAGCCTGGAGCTGACCGTCTGGGGCCTGAACATCGGCGAGCCGGGCAAGGAGCAAGTGGCCTTCGAACGCCTCTACGCCAACCTGCAACTGGACAGTCTGTGGACCCGCGCCCTGCACCTGGCAGATGTCGAACTGGACCAGCCCAAGACCGAAATCCTCTTTGACAAGGACGGCAAGCTCAACCTCCTGGCGCTGTTCAAGCTGCCCGCCAGCGAGCCGACTCCGAGCGACCCCAACGCCAAACCGTTTCCGGTACGCATCGAGCGCATCAAGCTGGCCGGCGGCTACCTGCACTTTCAGGATCTGCGCCCCAGCGAGCCCATCGAGTTCATCTACAACAAGCTCGATTTCGAACTGAAAAACCTCAGCACCCTGCCGGACGACAGCGCCGACATGACCCTGGTCGCTACCGGGCCAGAAGGCGGACAGATCGACTGGAGCGGCAACTTCAGCGTCATCCCGCTGACCTCCGAAGGCACTCTGAAAGTCAGCGACGGCAAGATGAAAGCCTGGTGGCCCTACGTGCGCGACGCAGTGCCACTGGTACTGGAAGACGGGGTGGTCAACCTCAGCACCCACTACAAATTCAGCCTGGCCAAGGAAACCGAGCTGCTGCTGGACAACACCTCCATCAGCGTCGCGCCCTTCGCCATCAAGGCTCCGGATGGACGGCCACTGGCGCGCCTGGAGCGCCTGGAGGTGAGCGAAACCAGCGTGGACCTGGCCAAGCAACAGGTGATCGTTGGCAAGATCCGCAGCCAGAAGCTGGAAACCTGGGCCGCCCTTGAAGCCGATGGCCAGCTTGACTGGCAAAAACTCTTTGCCAGCCAACCCGCCAAGCCAGCCCCCAAACCACAACCGGCCGCCGCCGATTCCCCCAAGGTGCCTGCAACACCCAGCAAGCCCTGGCAGGTGCTGCTCAAGGATGTAGAACTGCGCAATTACCAGGTGCACTTGGCCGATCGCAAGGCCAAACCAGCCGTGGCCCTGGACGTGGGCCCACTGAACCTCGACCTGAAGAACTTCGACAGCCTCAACCAGTCGCCTTTTACCCTCAAGCTCGATACCGGCCTGGGCAAGCAAGGCAAGGTCACCGCCAGCGGCGAGGTCAATCTCAACCCCATCACCGCCAAGCTCAAGGTGCAGACCAAGGACATCGACCTGCGGATCGCCCAGTCCTACATCAGCCCATTCATTCGTCTGGAATTGCGTAGTGGCATGCTCGGCAGCGACCTGGCCGTAGACCTGAAGAAAGTCGAGCCGCTGACGTTCAGCATCACCGGCCGTGCCGAAGTGGATCAGTTGCACACCCTGGACACCCTCAAGACCCGCGACTTCGTCAAATGGAAGCAGGTGGTGGTCGAAGGTCTGAACTATCAGCACGGTGACAGCCTGAGCATCAGCCGGATCAACCTGATGCAGCCCTATGCGCGCTTCATCATCAACGATGACCGCACCACCAACATCGACGACCTGCTGATTCCACAACCGGCAGGCGCGGGCGGAAAACCCTCGGGCAAGTCCGCCCCCGGCTCCAGCAAGCCACTGGGTATTCACATTGGCGAAATCGCCATCAATGATGGTTCGGCCAACTTCGCCGACCTGAGCCTGACACCCAACTTCGCCACTGCCATCCAGCAGCTAAACGGCCATGTCGGCACCATCGACAGCCGCCAGGCCAAGCCAGCGGACGTGGACGTCAAGGGCAAGGTCGACCGCTACGCGCCGGTGACCATCAAGGGCAGCGTCAACCCGTTTGATCCAATGGCCGCCCTGGATATCGCCACCAGCTTCAAACGGGTGGAGTTGACCACCCTGACCCCCTACTCCGGCAAGTTCGCGGGCTTCCGCATTCGCAAGGGTCGGCTCAACCTCGACCTGCACTACATGATCACCAAGGGCCAACTCAAGGCCGAGAACAAGCTGGTGGTCGAGCAGTTGCAGTTGGGCGAGAAGGTCGACAGCCCGGATGCCGTGGACCTGCCGATCCGTCTGGCCGTGGCGTTGCTCAAGGACACCGACGGCAAGATTTCCATCGAATTGCCGATCTCCGGCGACTTGAACAACCCGCAGTTCAGCGTCATGCCTATCGTCTGGCAGACCTTGCGCAATCTGGTACTGCGCGCGGCCGAAGCACCCTTCAAGTTCATCGGCGGCCTGATCTCCGGCGGCGGCTCGGAAGACTTGAGCAACGTCTCCTTCGCTCCCGGTTCCAGCGAACTGAGCAAGGAGTCGGAATCGACCTTGACCACCCTGGCCAAGGCCCTCAAGGAACGTCCGACCCTGCGCCTGGAAATCGAAGGCACCAGCGCCCAGAGCAGTGACGGTCCATTGATCGCCGAACAGCGCCTGGAGCGGGAGTATCAGTACAACTACTACAAGATCCTCCAGCGACGCGGCGACAAGGTTCCGGCCCAGGCGTCCCTGCTGCAGGTTCCCGAAGGCGAGAAGACGCCGTTGCTGGAAGGCATCTACCGTACCCGCCTGAAACAGCAGCCTCCGGCAGAATGGGAACAGCTCAGCCGCGACGAACGCAGCGCCAAGCTGCGTGAAGGTCTGATCAAGTTCTGGAGTGGCAGCGAGGTGTTGCTGCGCCAACTGGGCCAGGAACGGGCCAGCAGCATCAAGGACTTCCTGGTGGACAAGGGCCAGTTGGCCGACGACCGCGTTTATTTCATCGATGCCAACCTGGGCCAGGCCGAGAGCGACGGCAAGGTGGTCACGCCGCTGCATCTGGACAGCGAATAA
- a CDS encoding class I SAM-dependent rRNA methyltransferase produces MSSLNQALRAALVHRQELLAELHQQGTDCYRLFHGSQEGAGGLAIDRYGPQLLVQSFHQTLERDDLLQLHDIVNQQLNLSTLLVYNDRSRGNSRIDREDSVYRAEEQALEDLIGHEWGLNYRVRGRHAGQDPLLFLDLRNARGWVKQHSAGKSVLNLFAYTCGVGLCAAAGGAREVCNLDFAEGNLAVGRENGRLNPHLPEMQFVQSDYFPAIRQLAGLPISQRRGQKLPSYPRLEQRQYDLVLLDPPAWAKSAFGTVDLLRDYQSLLKPALLATAEDGVLICCNNLAKVPMSQWREQVLRCAEKAGRPVRDCQVLTPAADFPSHDGQPPLKTLVLQL; encoded by the coding sequence ATGTCCTCCTTGAATCAGGCGCTGCGCGCCGCCCTCGTTCACCGCCAGGAACTGCTCGCCGAGCTGCATCAGCAAGGCACTGACTGCTACCGTCTGTTCCATGGCAGCCAGGAAGGCGCGGGAGGCTTGGCCATCGACCGCTACGGCCCCCAACTGCTGGTGCAGAGTTTTCACCAGACGCTGGAGCGCGATGATCTGCTGCAATTGCACGACATCGTCAATCAGCAGCTGAACCTGTCGACCCTGCTGGTCTACAACGACCGCTCCCGAGGCAACTCGCGCATCGATCGCGAAGACAGCGTGTACCGCGCCGAAGAGCAAGCCCTGGAAGACCTGATCGGACACGAGTGGGGGCTGAATTACCGGGTCCGGGGTCGTCATGCCGGACAAGACCCGTTGCTGTTCCTCGATCTGCGCAACGCCCGCGGTTGGGTCAAGCAGCACAGCGCCGGAAAGAGCGTGCTCAATCTGTTTGCCTATACCTGCGGCGTCGGCCTCTGTGCCGCAGCCGGTGGTGCCCGGGAGGTATGCAATCTGGACTTCGCCGAAGGCAACCTGGCGGTAGGTCGGGAGAACGGCAGGCTCAACCCGCACCTGCCCGAGATGCAGTTCGTGCAGTCGGATTACTTCCCGGCGATCCGCCAGTTGGCAGGCCTGCCCATCAGCCAGCGACGCGGCCAGAAACTGCCGAGCTACCCACGCCTTGAGCAACGCCAATATGACCTGGTGCTGCTGGACCCTCCGGCCTGGGCCAAGAGTGCGTTCGGCACCGTCGACCTGCTGCGCGACTACCAGAGCCTACTGAAGCCGGCGCTGCTGGCCACGGCCGAAGACGGTGTGTTGATCTGCTGTAACAATCTGGCCAAGGTGCCGATGTCGCAGTGGCGCGAGCAAGTGTTGCGCTGTGCCGAAAAAGCCGGGCGCCCGGTGCGCGATTGCCAGGTCCTGACACCTGCCGCGGACTTCCCTTCCCATGACGGCCAGCCGCCGTTGAAAACCCTGGTCCTGCAACTTTGA
- a CDS encoding oxygenase MpaB family protein — MEFIRSRIESQVMSLSGLSLGQLDLENPKGDPGLFGPGSVSWQVHADFSSMLIGGISALLMQALHPLALAGVWDHSNFRQDMIGRLRRTGQFISGTTFGSRQDAEWLIDKVRGIHLHIVGTAPDGRPYAASDPDLLTWVHVAEVSSFLAAHLRYLNPRLSGADQDRYYDEIALIAERLGARDVPRSRRAVADYLQAMRPQLLCDERSHEVLRLLLAAPAPSRLAKPFGSLMMQAGIDLLPDWASAMLDVNQNPLQRQLIRASVKRSTPMLRWAVRDSSVHRAKRRMGL; from the coding sequence ATGGAATTCATTCGCAGCCGTATCGAAAGCCAGGTCATGAGTCTGTCCGGCCTCTCGCTGGGCCAACTCGACCTGGAAAACCCCAAGGGCGACCCCGGCCTGTTCGGGCCGGGGTCGGTCAGTTGGCAGGTGCACGCCGACTTCAGCAGCATGCTGATTGGCGGCATCAGCGCCCTGCTGATGCAGGCCCTGCATCCCCTGGCCCTGGCTGGCGTCTGGGACCACTCGAATTTCCGCCAGGACATGATCGGTCGCCTGCGCCGCACCGGGCAGTTCATTTCCGGCACCACCTTCGGCTCCCGTCAGGACGCCGAGTGGCTGATCGACAAAGTACGCGGCATTCACTTGCACATCGTCGGCACCGCCCCGGATGGCCGCCCTTATGCCGCCAGCGATCCGGATCTGCTGACCTGGGTGCATGTGGCGGAAGTCAGCAGTTTTCTCGCCGCGCACCTGCGCTACCTCAACCCTCGTTTGTCCGGGGCCGACCAGGATCGCTACTACGACGAGATCGCCCTGATTGCCGAACGCCTGGGAGCCCGGGACGTACCCCGCTCACGACGGGCCGTCGCCGATTACCTGCAAGCCATGCGTCCACAGCTGCTGTGCGACGAGCGCAGCCACGAAGTGCTGCGCCTGCTCCTGGCCGCTCCCGCCCCCAGCCGACTGGCCAAGCCCTTTGGCTCCCTGATGATGCAGGCCGGTATCGACCTGCTGCCGGATTGGGCTAGCGCCATGCTCGACGTCAACCAGAACCCGCTGCAACGCCAACTGATTCGCGCCAGCGTCAAACGCAGTACGCCGATGCTGCGCTGGGCGGTACGCGACAGCTCGGTGCACCGGGCGAAGCGACGCATGGGCCTTTAA
- the acs gene encoding acetate--CoA ligase has protein sequence MFDISTFPKADAVRRAAQMSQDDYQHLYRQSIEQPDQFWAEQAKRFLHWSSPWDSVHSHDMRTGEASWFSGGQLNVSYNCIDRHLEKRGDQPAIIWEGDNPADTKRITYKELHGHVCRLANVLKSRGVKKGDRVCIYMPMIPEVAYAMLACTRIGAVHSVVFGGFSPEALRDRILNADCHTVITADEGVRGGKLIPLKNNVDKALLSCPDVSSVVVVERTGSPVNWVEGRDIHYEQAVATASDQCPAEPMDAEDPLFILYTSGSTGKPKGVLHTTGGYLLQAAMTFKYVLDYRDGEVFWCTADVGWVTGHSYILYGPLANGATTLIFEGVPNYPSTSRFWEVVDKHQVNIFYTAPTALRALMREGSAPVQRTSRSSLRLLGSVGEPINPEAWEWYFNVVGEQRCPIVDTWWQTETGGIMLSPLVSARQVKPGCASTPMFGVQPVLLDDQGKEIQGVGSGILAIKASWPAQIRSVYGDPKRMVETYFAPYPGYYFTGDGARRDEDGSYWITGRIDDVINVSGHRIGTAEVESALVLHDSIAEAAVVGYPHDLKGQGIYAFVTPMQGVEPSEELKKELLALVSREIGSFAKPELIQWAPALPKTRSGKIMRRILRKIACNELDTLGDTSTLADPSVVEGLIDKRLNA, from the coding sequence ATGTTCGATATCAGCACTTTTCCCAAAGCCGATGCCGTCCGCCGGGCGGCGCAAATGAGTCAGGACGACTACCAGCACCTCTACCGTCAATCCATAGAACAGCCGGACCAGTTCTGGGCCGAGCAGGCCAAGCGCTTCCTGCACTGGAGCAGCCCCTGGGACAGCGTACACAGCCACGACATGCGCACCGGCGAGGCCAGCTGGTTCAGCGGCGGCCAGCTCAACGTCAGCTACAACTGCATCGATCGTCATCTGGAAAAACGCGGCGATCAGCCAGCCATCATCTGGGAAGGCGACAACCCCGCCGACACCAAGCGCATCACCTACAAAGAACTTCACGGGCATGTCTGCCGCCTGGCCAACGTGCTGAAAAGCCGCGGCGTGAAGAAAGGCGACCGGGTGTGCATCTACATGCCGATGATTCCCGAAGTGGCCTACGCCATGCTCGCCTGCACCCGGATCGGTGCCGTGCATTCGGTGGTGTTCGGCGGCTTCTCGCCGGAAGCCCTGCGCGACCGAATCCTCAATGCCGACTGCCACACCGTGATCACCGCCGATGAAGGCGTGCGCGGCGGCAAATTGATTCCGCTGAAGAACAACGTCGACAAGGCCCTGCTCAGTTGCCCCGATGTCAGCAGCGTGGTGGTGGTCGAACGCACCGGCAGCCCGGTGAACTGGGTGGAAGGTCGCGACATCCACTACGAGCAGGCTGTAGCCACGGCCAGCGACCAGTGCCCCGCCGAACCGATGGACGCCGAAGACCCGTTGTTCATCCTCTACACCTCCGGCAGCACCGGCAAACCCAAGGGCGTGCTGCACACCACGGGCGGCTATCTGCTGCAGGCGGCGATGACCTTCAAGTACGTGCTGGACTACCGCGACGGCGAGGTTTTCTGGTGCACCGCCGACGTCGGTTGGGTCACTGGCCACAGCTACATCCTCTACGGCCCACTGGCCAACGGCGCGACCACGCTGATCTTCGAAGGCGTGCCCAACTACCCGAGCACCTCGCGCTTCTGGGAAGTGGTGGACAAGCACCAGGTCAATATCTTCTACACCGCGCCCACCGCCCTGCGTGCCCTGATGCGCGAAGGCAGCGCCCCCGTGCAACGCACTTCCCGCAGCAGCCTGCGGCTCTTGGGCAGTGTCGGCGAACCGATCAACCCGGAAGCCTGGGAGTGGTACTTCAATGTCGTGGGCGAGCAGCGCTGCCCGATTGTCGATACCTGGTGGCAGACCGAGACCGGCGGCATCATGCTCAGCCCCCTGGTCAGCGCCCGGCAGGTCAAACCCGGCTGCGCCTCGACCCCGATGTTCGGCGTACAACCGGTACTGCTGGACGACCAGGGCAAGGAAATCCAGGGCGTCGGCAGCGGCATCCTGGCAATCAAGGCCAGCTGGCCGGCCCAGATCCGCAGCGTCTATGGCGATCCCAAGCGCATGGTCGAAACCTACTTCGCGCCTTACCCCGGCTACTACTTCACCGGCGACGGTGCCCGGCGCGACGAGGATGGCAGCTACTGGATCACCGGACGCATCGATGACGTGATCAACGTTTCCGGGCACCGCATCGGCACCGCCGAAGTGGAAAGCGCGCTGGTGCTCCACGACAGCATCGCCGAGGCCGCCGTGGTCGGTTACCCCCACGACCTCAAGGGCCAGGGGATCTATGCCTTCGTCACGCCCATGCAAGGTGTCGAACCCAGCGAGGAACTGAAGAAGGAACTGCTGGCGCTGGTCAGCCGCGAGATCGGCAGCTTTGCCAAACCGGAGCTGATCCAGTGGGCACCGGCCCTGCCGAAAACTCGCTCGGGCAAGATCATGCGGCGTATCCTGCGCAAGATCGCCTGCAACGAGCTGGATACCCTGGGAGACACGTCGACCCTGGCGGACCCCAGCGTGGTGGAAGGCCTGATCGACAAGCGCCTGAACGCTTGA
- the pgi gene encoding glucose-6-phosphate isomerase, producing the protein MAYYRTPHDVTALPAWQALKDHRQAMQDFSMREAFNADPQRFSQFTLSSCGLFLDYSKNLITSQTRDLLVNLAKEVGLADAIKSMLTGEPVNASEGRPALHTALRRPVGDKLSVNGVNVMPEVHKVLNQITELVGRIHDGLWRGYTEKPITDVVNIGIGGSFLGPELVSEALLSYAQKGVRCHYLANIDGSEFHELSAKIRAETTLFIVSSKSFNTLETLKNAQAARAWYLAQGGSEAELHRHFIAVSSNNAAAVAFGIREENIFPMWDWVGGRYSLWSAIGLPIALAIGMSNFKELLSGAYTMDQHFQSAPFEQNMPVLLALLGVWYGNFWGAQSHAILPYDHYLRNITKHLQQLDMESNGKSVRQDGTPVATDTGPVIWGGVGCNGQHAYHQLLHQGTQLIPADFIVPIVSFNPVADHHQWLYANCLSQSQALMLGKTRAEAESELREKGLSEADVAKLAPHKVIPGNRPSNTLVVERISPRRLGALVALYEHKVFVQSVVWGINAFDQWGVELGKELGKGVYNRLVGSDETLADDASTQGLINYFRGRHRG; encoded by the coding sequence ATGGCGTACTACCGCACTCCTCACGACGTTACCGCTCTGCCCGCCTGGCAAGCGTTGAAAGACCACCGCCAAGCCATGCAGGATTTCAGCATGCGCGAGGCGTTCAATGCCGATCCACAGCGCTTCAGCCAATTCACCCTGAGCAGCTGCGGACTGTTTCTCGATTACTCGAAGAACCTGATCACCAGCCAGACCCGCGACCTGCTGGTGAACCTGGCCAAGGAAGTCGGCCTGGCCGATGCCATCAAGTCCATGCTCACCGGCGAGCCGGTCAACGCCTCTGAAGGCCGCCCGGCCCTGCACACCGCACTGCGCCGTCCAGTTGGCGACAAGCTGTCGGTGAACGGCGTCAACGTGATGCCCGAAGTGCACAAGGTCCTGAACCAGATCACTGAACTGGTCGGGCGCATCCACGACGGCCTGTGGCGCGGCTACACCGAAAAACCCATCACCGACGTGGTGAACATCGGCATCGGCGGCTCCTTCCTCGGTCCGGAGCTGGTCTCCGAAGCCCTGCTGTCCTACGCCCAGAAAGGCGTGCGCTGCCACTACCTGGCGAACATCGACGGCAGTGAGTTCCACGAGCTTTCGGCGAAGATCCGCGCGGAAACCACGCTGTTCATCGTGTCCTCCAAGTCCTTCAATACCCTCGAAACCCTGAAGAACGCCCAAGCCGCGCGGGCCTGGTATCTGGCACAAGGCGGCTCCGAAGCCGAACTGCATCGCCACTTCATTGCCGTGTCGAGCAACAACGCCGCCGCGGTGGCCTTCGGGATTCGCGAAGAAAACATCTTCCCGATGTGGGACTGGGTGGGTGGCCGCTACTCGCTGTGGTCCGCCATCGGCCTGCCGATCGCCCTGGCCATCGGCATGTCCAACTTCAAGGAACTGCTGTCCGGTGCCTATACCATGGACCAGCATTTCCAGAGCGCGCCGTTCGAACAGAACATGCCGGTGCTGCTGGCCCTGCTGGGGGTGTGGTACGGCAACTTCTGGGGTGCGCAAAGCCACGCGATCCTGCCGTACGACCACTACCTGCGCAACATCACCAAGCACCTGCAGCAGTTGGACATGGAATCCAACGGCAAGAGCGTGCGTCAGGACGGCACACCGGTGGCCACCGACACTGGCCCGGTGATCTGGGGCGGCGTCGGTTGCAACGGCCAGCACGCCTATCACCAGTTGCTGCACCAGGGCACCCAGCTGATTCCGGCCGACTTCATCGTGCCGATCGTCAGCTTCAACCCGGTGGCCGACCATCATCAATGGCTGTACGCCAACTGCCTGTCCCAGAGCCAGGCGCTGATGCTGGGCAAGACCCGCGCCGAAGCCGAGAGCGAACTGCGCGAGAAAGGCCTGAGCGAAGCCGACGTGGCGAAACTGGCGCCGCACAAGGTGATTCCCGGCAACCGTCCGAGCAACACGCTGGTGGTGGAACGCATCAGCCCACGGCGCCTGGGCGCCCTGGTAGCGCTGTACGAGCACAAGGTCTTCGTGCAAAGCGTGGTCTGGGGCATCAACGCTTTCGACCAGTGGGGCGTAGAGCTCGGCAAGGAGCTGGGCAAAGGTGTCTACAACCGCCTGGTTGGCAGCGATGAAACCCTGGCCGACGACGCATCGACCCAAGGCCTGATCAACTACTTCCGCGGCCGTCACCGCGGCTGA
- the panC gene encoding pantoate--beta-alanine ligase, with protein sequence MNTVKTVRELRAAVARARSDGKRIGFVPTMGNLHSGHAALVAKAAQRVDFVVASIFVNPLQFGAGEDLDKYPRTLAADQEKLLEAGCHLLFAPNVEEMYPDGMAGQTRVSVPQLSEGLCGASRPGHFEGVATVVSKLFNMVQPDLAVFGQKDYQQLAVIRALVHDLNMPIQIIGEPTVRADDGLALSSRNGYLSPEQRAIAPALYRSLKQIAQAIRSGERDYPKLLAEQQQQLEAAGLRRDYLEIRHGKNLRPATAEDRDLVILVAAYLGSTRLIDNLHLDLDTTA encoded by the coding sequence ATGAATACAGTTAAAACCGTGCGCGAATTGCGCGCCGCGGTCGCTCGCGCCCGCAGCGACGGCAAGCGGATCGGCTTCGTGCCCACCATGGGCAACCTGCACAGCGGCCACGCCGCGCTGGTGGCCAAGGCCGCTCAGCGCGTGGATTTCGTGGTCGCCAGCATCTTCGTCAACCCGCTGCAATTCGGCGCCGGCGAAGACCTGGACAAGTACCCGCGGACCCTGGCCGCCGATCAGGAAAAGCTGCTCGAAGCCGGCTGCCATCTGCTGTTCGCCCCCAACGTCGAAGAAATGTACCCCGACGGCATGGCCGGACAGACCCGAGTCAGCGTGCCACAACTGTCCGAAGGCCTGTGCGGTGCCAGCCGTCCCGGTCATTTCGAGGGCGTGGCCACGGTGGTCAGCAAGCTGTTCAACATGGTCCAGCCCGATCTGGCGGTATTCGGCCAGAAGGACTACCAGCAACTGGCCGTCATTCGCGCCCTAGTGCATGACTTGAACATGCCGATCCAGATCATCGGCGAACCGACCGTACGCGCCGACGACGGCCTGGCGCTGTCCTCGCGCAACGGTTACCTGAGCCCGGAACAGCGTGCCATCGCCCCGGCGCTGTACCGCAGCCTGAAGCAGATTGCCCAGGCCATCCGCAGTGGCGAACGCGATTATCCGAAGCTGCTGGCCGAGCAACAGCAGCAACTGGAAGCCGCCGGCCTGCGCCGGGACTACCTGGAAATCCGTCACGGGAAAAACCTGCGTCCCGCCACCGCCGAAGACCGCGACCTGGTGATTCTGGTCGCGGCGTATCTGGGCTCCACCCGTCTGATCGACAACTTGCATCTGGACCTCGATACAACGGCATAA
- the panB gene encoding 3-methyl-2-oxobutanoate hydroxymethyltransferase, producing MPDITLTTLQSLKQKGEKITMLTCYDATFAHTCCEAGVEVLLVGDSLGMVLQGHDSTLPVSNADMAYHVAAVKRGNNGALILADLPFMSYATPEQALSSSAQLMQAGAHMVKIEGAAWLAESVRLLNERGVPVCVHMGLTPQTVNVLGGYKVQGRNESQARQMRADAIALEQAGAAMLLLECVPSELAAEITQAVKIPVIGIGAGSATDGQVLVLHDMLGLSLSGRSPKFVKNFMAGQDSIQAALSAYVAEVKAVTFPGAEHGFSA from the coding sequence ATGCCAGACATCACTCTGACCACCCTGCAAAGCCTCAAGCAGAAAGGTGAAAAAATCACCATGCTGACCTGCTATGACGCGACCTTCGCCCACACCTGCTGTGAGGCCGGTGTCGAAGTCCTGCTGGTAGGCGACTCCCTGGGCATGGTGTTGCAAGGGCACGACAGCACCCTGCCCGTCAGCAACGCCGACATGGCCTATCACGTCGCAGCGGTCAAACGCGGCAACAACGGGGCACTGATCCTCGCCGACCTGCCTTTCATGTCCTACGCCACCCCCGAACAAGCGCTGAGCAGTTCCGCCCAGCTGATGCAGGCCGGCGCGCACATGGTCAAGATCGAAGGCGCGGCCTGGCTGGCCGAATCGGTTCGCCTGCTGAACGAGCGCGGTGTTCCGGTGTGCGTGCACATGGGGCTGACGCCACAGACCGTGAATGTCCTGGGCGGCTACAAGGTCCAGGGGCGCAACGAGAGCCAGGCGCGGCAGATGCGTGCCGATGCCATTGCCCTGGAGCAGGCCGGTGCCGCCATGTTGCTGCTGGAATGCGTGCCCAGTGAACTGGCCGCGGAAATCACCCAGGCGGTGAAGATCCCGGTGATCGGCATCGGCGCCGGCAGCGCCACCGACGGCCAGGTACTGGTGCTCCACGACATGCTGGGCCTGTCCCTGAGCGGTCGCTCACCCAAGTTCGTGAAAAACTTCATGGCCGGCCAAGACAGCATCCAGGCGGCCTTGAGCGCCTACGTCGCAGAAGTCAAAGCCGTCACCTTTCCAGGCGCCGAACATGGGTTCTCTGCATGA
- the folK gene encoding 2-amino-4-hydroxy-6-hydroxymethyldihydropteridine diphosphokinase produces the protein MERIYIGMGSNLAAPEEQLLSAIEALAQLPASQLRGVSAFYQSDSLLPGQPRYTNAVAALDSNLEPLVLLDALQAIENQQGRERNERWGPRTLDLDILLFGDRLLDEPRLKVPHYHMHARPFVLYPLAELAPAELRLADGRTLKALLDACPFVGLERLA, from the coding sequence ATGGAACGTATCTACATCGGTATGGGCAGCAACCTGGCGGCCCCCGAAGAGCAACTGCTCAGCGCCATCGAGGCCCTGGCGCAGTTGCCCGCCAGCCAACTGCGCGGCGTCTCGGCCTTCTATCAAAGCGACTCCCTGCTTCCCGGCCAACCGCGCTACACCAATGCTGTGGCGGCGCTGGACAGCAACCTCGAACCCCTGGTGCTGCTCGATGCCCTGCAAGCAATCGAAAACCAGCAGGGCCGCGAGCGCAATGAACGCTGGGGGCCGCGTACCCTGGACCTGGACATCCTCCTGTTCGGTGACCGCCTGCTCGACGAACCCCGTCTCAAGGTGCCTCATTACCACATGCACGCCCGCCCCTTTGTCCTCTATCCCCTGGCAGAACTGGCCCCTGCCGAGTTGCGGCTAGCCGATGGGCGCACCCTCAAGGCACTGCTCGATGCCTGCCCATTTGTCGGCCTGGAACGCCTGGCCTGA